From the Candidatus Binatus sp. genome, one window contains:
- a CDS encoding PfkB family carbohydrate kinase, translating to MAEEKLDVVGCGSMVVDLFYRTPRIIRADEKILLRAHTASAAIERTQVGGLVLNHLGWGRILGLKTGIFGKMGDDRNGEFLRDGMDRLGIRHHLTFDGTASAFANIFVDANGDRAIYMARGATGELTPAEVRSRHGAFIRRANLVSTEISQLPLRTVLAILLFARTHSIPTVLDLDVPPSDAIGSLGTRAELERALKLATYLKPAKAAAREIVAGNGRDSLKMAEAIRARYGNRAVIITEGDKGCAIAARDTSVRVPAFKVKQIDSTGAGDAFLAGVFAGLRLGMPWDRIGRLANAAGAVAVTRLGAFPSGFEVREEILDLYGEALALPTPHRDSEPREAAIGDSTGEVEKFFDLALAELAAMRAGLNIAAISRTVEIIRTALGRGGRVHVTGVGKPEHVARYAASLFCSVGTPATFLHATETLHGSLGQVNPRDVVIAISNSGNTDELLSTASAIREQGAQLIAITGNKDSGLAQLADLVIHVPVPNEGGGLGLVPRISVLGEVFVLAGLSVALELAHGLTVEEYSRWHRAGAIGEAARRLAETRASRRRA from the coding sequence ATGGCTGAAGAAAAACTCGATGTCGTCGGATGCGGGAGCATGGTCGTGGACCTGTTCTATCGCACCCCGCGGATTATCCGCGCCGACGAAAAAATTCTGCTCCGCGCGCATACTGCCAGCGCCGCCATCGAACGCACGCAGGTCGGCGGGCTGGTCCTGAACCATCTCGGATGGGGCCGAATCCTGGGCCTCAAAACCGGCATCTTCGGCAAGATGGGCGACGACCGCAACGGCGAGTTTCTCCGCGACGGGATGGATCGCCTCGGCATTCGCCATCACCTGACCTTCGACGGAACCGCCAGCGCCTTTGCGAACATCTTCGTGGACGCCAACGGCGATCGCGCTATCTACATGGCGCGCGGCGCGACCGGCGAGCTCACCCCCGCCGAGGTCCGCAGCCGCCACGGCGCGTTCATCCGCCGCGCCAATCTTGTTTCGACCGAGATTTCGCAGCTCCCGCTTCGCACCGTGCTCGCAATTCTGCTTTTCGCGCGCACCCATTCCATTCCGACCGTCCTCGACCTCGACGTGCCGCCCTCCGACGCAATCGGCTCGCTCGGCACCCGCGCCGAACTCGAGCGCGCGTTGAAACTCGCGACTTATCTCAAGCCCGCCAAAGCCGCCGCGCGTGAAATCGTCGCCGGCAACGGGCGCGATTCGTTGAAGATGGCCGAAGCGATTCGCGCCCGCTACGGAAATCGCGCGGTGATTATCACCGAGGGCGACAAGGGATGCGCGATAGCGGCGCGCGACACTTCCGTTCGCGTGCCCGCCTTCAAGGTCAAGCAGATCGATTCAACCGGCGCCGGTGACGCGTTCCTCGCCGGCGTCTTCGCCGGCCTTCGGCTGGGGATGCCGTGGGACAGGATCGGGCGGCTGGCCAATGCCGCCGGAGCGGTCGCGGTCACGCGCCTCGGCGCGTTTCCGTCGGGATTCGAAGTGCGCGAGGAAATTCTCGACTTGTATGGCGAGGCGCTCGCGCTGCCCACGCCGCACCGCGATAGCGAGCCGCGCGAAGCGGCCATCGGCGACTCGACTGGCGAAGTCGAAAAATTCTTCGACCTCGCGCTCGCCGAACTCGCCGCGATGCGCGCCGGATTGAACATCGCCGCCATCTCGCGCACCGTCGAGATTATTCGCACCGCGCTTGGCCGCGGTGGCCGTGTCCACGTCACCGGCGTCGGCAAGCCCGAGCACGTCGCACGCTACGCGGCCAGCCTGTTCTGCTCGGTCGGCACGCCCGCCACCTTTCTGCACGCGACCGAAACCCTGCACGGCAGCCTCGGCCAGGTGAATCCGCGCGACGTCGTCATCGCGATTTCAAACAGCGGCAATACTGACGAATTGCTCTCCACCGCGAGCGCCATTCGCGAACAGGGCGCGCAGTTGATCGCGATCACCGGCAACAAGGATTCCGGCCTCGCCCAACTCGCCGACCTCGTCATCCACGTCCCCGTCCCCAACGAAGGCGGCGGACTCGGACTCGTGCCGCGCATCAGCGTGCTCGGCGAAGTCTTCGTGCTCGCGGGGTTGTCGGTCGCGCTGGAACTCGCCCACGGCCTGACCGTCGAGGAATACTCGCGATGGCATCGCGCGGGCGCGATCGGCGAAGCCGCCCGCCGCCTGGCCGAGACGCGCGCCTCCCGCCGCCGCGCCTGA
- a CDS encoding dihydrodipicolinate synthase family protein, producing MDSLDDYIPRPGLAVPIVTILDARGRILEDQQRAVVRYALQDGAGADIIFAAGTTGEWDRIDNPRRQAVARIAIEECRRARASAPKKIEAWAGITAHTRSDTLDNLSHALHAGADAVVVAPLSIKDVAHPAEFVERDIGAVFDRAGRMLPLFLYDNAGIAAPGKSPHLHTRDVKAMTRLPYVRGIKVTAGKTVIGNYTRAASHFKAGHEFAIYAGNPYLIFDLFAPPEGVGDRMRHYWNRYLTQRTRPYGVVAGPANAMPREWQRAWQVCRSGDVELMRLYSDAIGEFRSACTFRRGARAWRPTIASLKASLKDIGIIDSDAVGAGTPPLSDTERREFSARFLSLRERAAEMLERGWVSEYDSGDRAGAKKIG from the coding sequence GTGGATTCGCTCGACGACTATATCCCGCGGCCGGGCCTCGCCGTCCCGATCGTCACGATTCTCGACGCCCGCGGCCGCATCCTCGAAGACCAGCAGCGCGCTGTCGTTCGCTATGCGCTCCAGGACGGCGCCGGCGCCGACATAATCTTTGCCGCAGGCACCACCGGCGAATGGGATCGCATCGACAATCCGCGCCGCCAGGCGGTCGCACGAATCGCCATCGAGGAATGCCGCCGGGCACGCGCGTCCGCGCCCAAGAAAATCGAAGCATGGGCCGGTATCACCGCGCATACGCGAAGCGACACGCTCGACAATCTCAGCCACGCGCTGCACGCCGGCGCCGACGCGGTCGTGGTCGCGCCGCTCTCGATCAAGGACGTCGCGCATCCCGCTGAATTCGTCGAGCGCGACATCGGCGCGGTGTTCGACCGCGCGGGCAGGATGCTTCCGCTGTTCCTCTACGACAACGCCGGCATCGCCGCGCCCGGCAAATCGCCCCACCTGCATACCCGCGACGTCAAGGCGATGACCCGGCTGCCGTACGTGCGCGGAATAAAAGTCACCGCCGGCAAAACCGTCATCGGCAACTACACTCGCGCCGCGTCGCACTTCAAGGCGGGTCACGAATTCGCGATCTACGCCGGCAACCCTTACCTGATCTTCGATTTGTTCGCCCCGCCTGAAGGCGTCGGCGATCGCATGCGCCACTACTGGAACCGTTACCTGACCCAGCGCACGCGTCCCTACGGCGTCGTCGCCGGCCCGGCCAATGCGATGCCGCGCGAATGGCAGCGCGCGTGGCAGGTCTGCCGCTCGGGCGACGTCGAATTGATGCGGTTGTATTCTGATGCAATCGGGGAATTTCGCAGCGCATGCACTTTCCGGCGCGGCGCCCGGGCCTGGCGCCCGACGATCGCATCGCTTAAAGCCTCGCTAAAGGACATCGGCATCATCGACAGCGACGCAGTTGGCGCGGGAACGCCGCCGCTCAGCGACACCGAGCGCCGCGAATTCTCCGCACGATTCTTAAGCCTGCGCGAGCGCGCCGCCGAGATGCTGGAGCGCGGATGGGTCAGCGAATACGATTCGGGGGATCGCGCCGGCGCAAAAAAAATCGGTTGA